In Nitrospirota bacterium, the genomic window TACGCCGAACTGGGTATTCGGCAAGGCCGGCAAGAACAGGGAATTCCCTCACATAGGTTCGCTCTCCATCGACAACGGGACCCTCACGTTCCGCGACCCATCGATCAACACCGACCTGTCGTTCGTGATCAACACATTGGCCGCCAAGGGCGAGAAGGATACCATTGTCGAGGCCGTTGGGAAAGGCACCTTCAGGGGAATGGACGCCAAACTCCAGCTCCGCGGCGGAGCGCTGCTTTCGCTGCGCCGAGCCGATCGGCCCTACCCGATCAAGGCGACCTTGATCGTGGGTAAGACCAGGGCCAGTATCAACGGAACACTGCTCGATCCCCTGAACCTGAAAAAAGAAAAGGTGAACTTCGTTCTCGAAGGAAGCGATCTTGCGCAGCTGTATCCGATCACCGGCGTACCCTTCCCGCCGACACCTGCGTACAAGTTATCAGGGTACCTGACCCATACCGGCAATATCTGGACATTCGAGCGCATCGAGGGGAAAGTGGGAAAGAGCGATCTGAACGGAGATCTGTCGGTGGACAATAGCAAACTCCCCCAGCTGATCACCGGCAACCTGGAATCGCGCAGCCTGGACTTGAAGGACTTGGGCGGCTTCATCGGCGCAAGCCCGGGGAAAAAACGGCGCGACAGGGTGCTGCCGACCAAGCCCTTCAACCTCGAAAAGATCCGCGCTGCGGATGTCGATGTCCTTTTCAAGGGCGAGGAGATCATTAACGAGGACCTGCCGATCGAAAAGATGGATGCCCATCTCATCATAACGGACGGGACGCTCGAACTTGCGCCTCTGAACTTCGAAACCGCCGGCGGCCATCTGGTCACGGCGATCACGATGGACGGGCGCAAGTCACCCATCATCACTCGTGCCGACATCACGGCGAAAGGCCTGCACCTGGCCGAACTGTTCCCGACCTCGAAGCTGACCGCCTCCAACCGGGGCATCATCGGCGGTCGCACAAAGCTCGACGCCGCCGGAGACTCGATCTCGCAAATGATGGGAACGGCGAACGGCGAGGCGGCGCTGATCATGGACGGCGGCAGCATCAGCGAGATGCTGCTCAGGTTATCCAACCTCGACTTCGCCAACTCGTTCCTGGTGCTGCTGGGCGGCGACAAGAATGTCCCGATACGATGCATGGTCGCGAACTTTAAGGCCGTCGGGGGGGATTTCAAGGTCCAGGACCTGGTGCTCGAGACGCCCAAGGTTAATATTACGGGAGACGGCGATGTGAACTTTGCCGATGAGTCGCTGCACTTGAGATTGGTATCGCGGTCGAAGGGGTTCAGCCTGGTATCGCTGCGGGGCCCGATCCTTGTCACCGGCACGCTCCTGAAGCCGAAGTTTAAGCCGGACACGACCAGTGTGGCAACGCGTGTCGGCGCCTCGGTGGGACTGGCCGCGCTGACGACAGGCATAGCGGGGCTGATACCACTTCTCGATTTCGGCGACAAAAAGGACAGCAACTGCGCCGCCTTGATGGATCAAGCCAGGTCGGATGCGGGCATCAAACAGGGCGATATCGCGCCGCAGTGAACGAGTGAAGCTGACCCCGGGGCTCTCTCCTTTCGTCGGTAACTGCATTGGAATTTTCATCAGGTGTTTCATGACTTGCAATGAGATGAATCGGTCACATTCTCCCTGAACTGTTTCAGGATTGCTTCGCGTTATTGTTCCTTTCTTTCCCCGTGTTTCCCCGGTCTCCGTGTCGGCCGCTTGGAGCCGGGGGATTGCAGGTCGCCGGATTCCTGATCCTGTTCATTCTTAGATGTTTTGAGAAGGGCACTTGCTTCTCATCCCCTGTCATACTATAATATCCTCGCTGAGGCACCAAATGAGCGAAGTCCTCCGGACTTTACAAAAGGTGTGCTTTCTCGGCTGATCGTTTTGCACCCCTGAGGGACCATTACCGACATGGCATTTACCGGAGATTTAGAACATCTGCCAATAATAGACATCATCCAGTTGGTCCACACAACGCGGAAGTCGGGCATTTTTTCCGTAAAGGCGGACAAGGGGGAGAGCAAGATCGTCTTCAGCAGTGGATCGATTGTCGGTGCAAATCACATCAATAACAGGGTACGCATCGGGACCGTTCTGGTAAAGTCGGGCGCCATAACGATCGATGATCTCAAGCAGGCATTGGGCGTTGCGAACGATGTTGCCGGGGACCGCAAACCGCTTATGGCCACGTTAATGCAGATGGGCAAGCTGAAGCGGGAAGACGCTCTGCGGGGACTCAAAAAGCTTGTCGAGATGACCATCGTCGAGCTGATGAGCTGGACCAAGGGTACTTTTACGTTCGATACGGAGACATTCGTCTTCTCTCCGGAAGGCGGGGCTGCGCTCGACGACACGGAGCAGGATGTGGGAGTCGACGCCCAGATGGTCTTGATGGATGCGCTTCGTATCTTTGACGAGCGTGAGCGCGACCGTGCGAAGGGGAAAGAGGTCCCGTCCTTTGAGGCGCTCTATGCCGATGTCCTTCCAACGGAAGGCGCCGGGGGAACCAAAAGAGAGCGCCCGACCATTACCGCGGATGATCTCGGGCTTGCCGATATCGACCGGCTGGAAAAGAGGATACCCCGGCCCGTTTCTGAAATGGCAATCTTCGACCCCGTCGAGATCCATCGCCAGAACATAAAGGAAATGCTCGCGGGTTTTTCCTTCGAAGAGCAGGAGGCATTTGTTTCTTTTCTGAGGAAATCCCTGGGTCATAAGGCGCCGCCCGACGCCGCGGCGCAGCAGGCGGGCAAGGCTGTCGTCATGTTCAGCAGTGACCAGCTGATCAGGCATTCGGTTCTGACCATCTGTAAAGAGGATGGAATGCCCGTATTTGCAACGGACGACGAAGCTGATCTCGAGCGGATTATATCGCAGTGTCTCTCTGCCATGAGAACGCCGGTGGTCGTTTTTGACAGTCCCGCGGGACCCGAAGTCGGGCTTCCCGAGGAAAAGATCGTTGACCTGCGGAGCCGGGTGAGGGGCAGGCACCCTTCGGTTCCTCTCCTGCAACTCGCCTCTCCCCGGGAGAGCAACTTCATCCTTCAATCATACAATGACGGCGTCTGGGCCGTTTTTCCGAAACCGCTCAAAGAGGTCCGGAGAGAAACGTACGTCGCGGATACAATAAAGTTTCTTACTACCTTCAAGTCGTACATCAAAGGTTTTCAGTACCGGCCCGATACCACCGACAGGTACGTGAAGGAGCTGAAAAAGGACATCAAATCACTTCGCGAGATCGCCACCCCTTCCGATGCGGCGATGGTGATGCTCGCAGCTGTTGCGGAAATGTTCGAGCGTTCGGTCACGTTTCTTGTCCGTCCTGCAGAACTGATCGGCGAAAGGGCCGTAGGAGTGAGCTCCGAAAAAAGCGCGGGACCGACTCCGGCGGACAGGCTGAAGATTCCGCTCTCAAAACCCTCAGTTTTCCGGGAGGCGCTCGAAAAAGGGCTGGCGTATTACGGCGAAAGCGGCGATGAAGCGCTCAAGGGACTCTTTCAGGAAATAGGCAAACCCCTGAGTCCGGTTGTTGTCCTGCTGCCCCTGATAAGCGATCGAAAGGTCGTAGCGGTCGTGTACGGGGATTTCGGCAAGAAAGAGGCATCCCCGGTTCAGCTCGATATACTCGAGATCCTTGCCCAGCAGGTCGGCATCTCACTGGAATATGCGCTATTCCGCAGACAGATGACGAAAGCGGCGCAAAAAACATAGAGGCAAGAGCAAATCACGGTCTTTGACACTGAGGACGCGGAGAGAGGCTATGAGAAAGGCGTATAACGCAGTTCTTTCAGGAGAAATGGGGAGATTGGGAGAAACGGGGAATGAATCTGACACGTGATCTTCTCCCCCTTTCGCCTTAACCTTCTCTCCTTCCCCTTGTGGAGGGTTGCTTTTCTTTGCGTCTTTGCGGCTTGGCACGAAAATATTCCAGCCGTTTTGAGAAGAATTTCATTCGCAACTGACTCAGAGTGAACGCGGAGGGACAACACCGTCATGGACAATGCAATCCTGAATCAGATCCTGAACATTGCCTTCGAAAAAAAGGTTTCGGACATCCATTTTGAGGTCGACAACCCCCCGATGTTCCGGGCGCGGGGCCATCTCATCCGCGCCAAGCTCGGGAACCTGACGAAACAGGATACCGAGTTCGTCGCAAAGACGGTCATGGAGCAGCACAGCCGCAAGCTGCCCGAAGACCTGAAGGAGTTCGATACATCCTACACCCTGGCGAACGTCGGCCGTTTCCGCGTGAGCATCTTCCGGCAGCGCGGCAACCTCGGCGTCGTCATGCGGGTCATACCCCATCAGATAAGCACCTTCGAGGAGCTGAATCTTCCCCCGGTCCTCGGCAGGATCACGCAGGTCCCGAACGGCCTGATACTCGTCACCGGACCGACCGGCAACGGCAAATCAACGACGCTCGCGTCGATGATGAAGTATATCAATGATCAGTTCGATTACAATATCATTACCGTCGAGGACCCGATCGAGTTCCTGTTCACCTCGAGCAAGAGCTGTGTCATTCAGCGGGAAGTGGGCATCGATACGGACAGTTTCAGCGTCGCGCTCCGGTCCGCGATGCGCATGAATCCCGACGTCATCATGGTCGGAGAAATGCGCGATCTCGAGACCATAGACGCCTGTGTCAAGGCCGCGGAAACGGGGCATCTGGTATTGTCCACGCTGCATACCCATAATACGGCCTCGACCATCAACCGGATCGTCGGTTATTTCCCGCCCGACGCGCAGGAGAATACCCGGCAGAGGCTTGCAGAGAGTCTCACCGCCGTCATATCCATGAGGCTCATACGGGGAAAGAGCGGCGAGACCGTTCTGCCGGTCCTCGAAGTGATGTATGCAACGCCCACCATCAAGGCCTGCATCCGGGACAATAAGCTCGATGAGATCGAGCAGTACATCGAAAAGGGGCGCGACGAGTACGGCATGCAGACGTTGGACCAGCATCTCATTCAGCTCTGCAGGGACGAGCTCATAACGCTCGATGAGGCAAAGCGCGTCTCCCGCTCAAAAGACCTCGAGCGAAAACTGATGTACAGTTAGGACACGAGACAGAGACGCAAGTATGACCTCAGAGCAGGGCGACAACCTCTCGCCCCGTACCCCGATCGCCTTTTGGGTCGCCGCGTCTGTTCCAGAACTTCCGCAAAAGACAAGAGGAGATATTCGGCCCGCAAATATGGCACTTATGAGGAGCATGCTTCTTGGAGCCTTGATGGCATTCGTCGCCTGCGCCTGCGGTTCCGGGGCTTCGGCAGAAGATGCGGGAAGGGAATTCAGGGTCGGGCTCATCGGCGCGGACCCGGGACAGATCTTGCAGGATTTCGATCCCTTCGTGGAATATTTGAGGAGCAGGCTCAGGGGTTCCGGGGTCCGGGACGTAACCGTCTTCGTCGCAAAAGACGTGGACCAGATGCACACCCGGGTAAAAGAAGGAAAACTGGATTTCATTCTCGCCTCCGCTTTCCCGATCGTTGAAATGGAGCGCGATGGGCTCGTGCCCACGGTCCTCGCCGTACAAGGAACGGACCGTGCATACCCCGCGGTATTTTTCGTACGAAGACAGAGCTCCCTGCGGGGCCTGGGCGATCTGCGGGGAAAGACCCTTGTTTTCGGAACACCCTCGTCCACGGCAGGGTACGCCATGGCAAAAGCCGTGCTGATCATGAACGATGTATCCGTGAGCGAAACCACGGCCGAACTCGCGCCCGACGGCGCGGTTCGCTGCGAGTTTGCCGGCGAGGCGATCAACCAGGCTTTCCGGGTCATCCGGGACCGGGCGGACGCCGGCGTTTTCAGCAGCAGCGACTGGTCAGAGCTTTCCCGGAAGGAACGGTCCCAATTGCGGATCATTCACCGCACAGCGCCGGTCATCAACCTGCTCGGCTCTTTTCACCCGTCTTTTCCTCCGGCCCTCAGGGAAGTCGTTGAGAATACGCTGGTCGACATGTCCGGGAACGGGAAGGGACGGGTTGCATTGGCCAGGGCGCTCCATATGACAAAATTTGAACGGCTGACGGAGGAGGACGGATACTCCCTTCTTCGTTTTAAGCGGCTGTTGTTTGCCACGGACTGACGCATGAGGATCAACATCAGCAAGAAATACGCCCTCTTCTTCGGTATCAGCAGCGTCGCGATCATGCTGATCCTGGTCGCATCCTTCGCCTTTATCATGGTCAAAAAGGGAGCGAAGCTCAGGAAGAACATCAAGGTCAATGACGCCATCTTTTACCGGGAGAGCCAGGGGAAAACGCTCTTCAATATCGCCCAGTACCTGGGACAGCATCTTTTTGTTCCGCTGTATCAGAGCGATATCGGCGCCGTCAACCGCCTGATCAACGACATGAAGCTCGGATTGCCGTTCACCTCGTTCGTCGTGGCCGACGCAAAAGGCATGATCCTGACCGACGGGTCCCGGCGGAATGACGCATTTGGAACAAAGCTTGACGTGGACCTTGCGCGGCTGAAGCAGCAACAGATCATCGTGGAGAATACCGAACAGGGGGAGCGCATTTCTTTCACGATTCAATCAAAAAATCACTTCGCCGGATACGGCCAGATCATTTATTCGAAAGCACCCCTGACATCGGCGATCGGGAAACTCCACGCGATGCTCGATTCGGAATGGATGGACTTCCGGACGGTGTTCCTGCGGATCAGCCTGATCGGCATCGGGGCGTCGCTGGCGATTGCGGCGCTGCTGAGCTTTCTGTTTTCCGGCACCATCTCCCGTCCGCTCGTGCTTCTGAAGCACGCCGCAAACCGCGTCGCGCAAGGCGACCTTGATTGCCGCGTTGAGATCGATACCCATGACGAGATAGGTGAACTGGCGGCGACCTTCAACCGGATGGTCGCGGACATGAAACGGTCGACCCAACAGCTCCAGGAGGTCAACCGGAAACTGCACGAAGTCTCCATCACGGACGGCCTCACGGGCCTGTGCAATTACGCGCACTTCATGGACGAGCTGATAAAGGAGGAGGCCCGGGCCCAGCGGAGCAATTCGAACTTCGGCGTCATCCTCTTCGATCTCGACCTGTTCAAGGCGGTGAACGATACCTACGGCCATGAAAAGGGGAACATCCTGCTCAGGGCGGTGTCCGACATCCTGAAGGCGAATGCGCGGCGGATGGATACCGTGGCGCGCTACGGCGGCGAGGAGTTCGCCATGCTCATGCCGGACAGCAAAGGCGCGGAGCGGGAGGTGGCCGAGCGCATACGGAAAAAGATCGAAGGCACGGAGTTCACGGGCATCGCAGACACCCCCGTCAGGATCACGATCAGCGGGGGCGTCTGCACCTATCCCCGGGACGCACAGAGCGTGAGCGAGCTGCTCGACAGGGCCGACAAGGGATTGTATATGGCGAAGACCGGCGGCAGGAACAAGACGTGCTATTACGAGCCGGCCGGGGCCTCGCAGGGGAGGGCGGGAAGCACCTAGACAGGGGAACCTGGCGGCGATAACTCAATCGTTCCGCCGGACCGCACACCCTGCAGTCAGGTCTCACCCCTTAATACATCCCGTTCAGGCCCGGGAAATAGGCTGAATAAGGAACGCAACCTTGGTAACGACGTCCTCTCCTGTTCATGGTCGGAGAAGATCCGCATTTCTTAAGCATTGAAAGGAGCCACCCTTGGGCGACAACAACCTTTTCTTTCTCGAATTTATCGAATGGTTCGACGAAACGGGCAAAGAGATCGTACACCGGATTCCTGAACGGGGCTCGGGTGAAATCAAGTGGGGCGCACAGCTTATCGTGCGTGAATACCAGGCTGCGGTATTCTTCTACAAGGGCAAAGCCTTTGACGCAATAGGACCCGGCAAGCATACGCTGAAGACGGGCAATATCCCTGTTCTGAACAAAGTGCTGGCAATCCCGTGGGCCATGAACAACCCGCTCCGGACCGAGGTCTATTTCGTCAACATGAATCTCTTTACCGACCTCAAGTGGGGCACGCGCGACCCGGTGGCGTTCAAGGACTCTGAACTCGGTCTGGTGCGCCTCAGGGCTTTCGGCATCTTCAATATGCGGGTGCTTCAGCCCGTGCTCTTCGTGAACACCATTGTGGGAGCGCAGGGAGCATATTCAACCGCCGACATCGAAGAATACCTCGGCCGGGTGATCGTCTCGCGGCTGAATGACGTGCTGGGCGAAAAGGTGGATACCATGCTGAACCTGCCGAAGCTCTACGACGAGATGGCGGAGGAGCTCATGAAGCGGCTGGCAGCGGATTTCAACCGCCTGGGGCTCGGCCTGGCCCAGCTTTATATCAATTCCATTACCCCGCCCCAGGAAGTCCAGCAGGCCATCGACGACCGGTCAAAGCTGAGCGCGCTTAACGACATGAACGCGTTCCTGAAGCTGAAGGCCGCCGCGTCCCTCGAGAACGTGAGCAGGCAGCCGGGAGGCGGTACTGCGGCCGGCCCGGCAGGCAACATGGCATCGACCATGGGCGCGGGCATGGGGCTCGGCATGGGCTTCATGATGCCCTCGATGATCGCCGGACTTTTCAAGGACCCCGCAAAGCCGGAGCTTCTGAAGCAGGCCCTCGTCTGTCCGGAGTGCGGGAACCCGATCGCGGCAGATGCAAAGTTCTGCGCGGCCTGCGGTCATCAACTCATGGTCGTTCAGCAGTGCGGCGCGTGCGGAACGGACCTCCCGCCGACTGCGAAATTCTGTCTCCGGTGCGGGGCGGCCGTTGACCAGAAGCCCGCACCGCGGAAATGTCCGCACTGCGGGACCGAGAACCTGAAGGACGCCACCTACTGCAATCACTGTGGAGAAAAGCTCTGACAACGGCTTGCTGATCCGGCACGAATGCCCCCAGTGCGGCGCGCCGATCACCCTGCTCGAGGATGATCGCATGTTCTGCTGCGCCTACTGCAGGGTGAAATTGTTCCTGTCCGGCCGGGACTTCTTCAGATTCACCATCCCGCCCGCCGAAGACGTCCAGGGGGAGATATTCTATGTCCCCTACTGGAGGTTCAAGGGCCTGGCGTACACGGTTGTGCCCTTCGAGGTCTCGGGCAAATATATGGACCAGACGTCCCTGGCCTTCGGTTCAGGATCGTTCCCGGCCACTCTCGGGTTCCGCACCCAGGTCCTGACGCTGCGGTTCCTCTCGCCCGATGCAGCCGGCAGGTTTCTTCCCACCAACGTCCCGATAAGCGATGCGTTCACCCTCGTTGAAGGTCATGCCGGCGGCGACGCGAACATGCTCCACCATGCCTTTGTCGGCAGGACCGCCAGCATGATCTACGCGCCTGTTTATGATCGGGACGGGACGATCTATGATGCCGTGCTGAAAAGACCGTTGTCCGCGCGCACGCCGGCGATCGCGGAAGCGCTCAGGACGGCGGCAACGCGGGCCGACTGGAGCGTGGAATTCCTTTCCACGCTCTGTCCCGAATGCGGCTGGCAGCTGACCGGCGAAAACGAAAGCGCCATCTTCATCTGCGGCAACTGCGTTTCCGTCTGGGAAGTGTCCGGCGGGGCCCTCCGGAGGGTCGAATGCATCATCGCTCCCGGCGGGGATGAGGGGCTGTTCTACGCTCCCTTCTGGAGGATCTCGGTCGGCACGAAGGTAATCGATCTCCGCACATACGGCGATTTTGCGCGGGCCGTCAACCTGCCGAAGGCGATCAAACCGGAGTGGGAGCGGCAGGAGCTGTTTTTCTGGTTCCCCGCGTTCAAGACGAGCCCCGATTATTTTTTGCGGATCGCCACGCTCCTCACCATCGACCAGCCCCAAGTCGTGAATGACGAAAAACGCATCTGGACCGGCAGGCAGTCCTTCGCAGCCGTCTCCCTCCGGGCGCAGGAGGCCGCGAACGGACTCAAGGCTGCGCTGGCGAAAATCGCTCCGAAAAAACTCTACCCTGATCTGCCCGCTGCGGAACTGACGCTGAAGAACGCTCAGATCGTGCTGCTCCCTTTTCGGCAGACCGGCGCGGAGTTCGTGGAAGTCAACCTGAATTTCAGGATGCCGCGCAACGTGTTTATTACTAACAGAGCGTGAGCGAGCTGCTCGACAGGGCTGACAAGGGATTGTCTACGGTAAAGACCGGCGGCAGGAACAAGACGTGCTATTACGAGCCGGCCGGCGCCTCGCAGGGGCGGGCGGGAAGCACCCATGCAGGGGACCTCTGAACGTTCTTAGGGAGACAGATTGCCGATGACCTTGGCCGGGATGCTGAACCGTTTGCTGTACCACTCGCCATCGCCTCCGCCCCAATTGATGCCGTCCGCGCAGTGGACGTCATCGCCGAAGAATTCGAGGTAGGACCCGTCGGTGAAGACCAGGAAGAACCGCCGTTTCGACCCGTAGAGCATGTTCGCATCGCACACCACGGCCTTGATGGTTTTCCCCACGATCTCGCGCAGTGCCAGTTCCGGCATGGCCATAGACGCCTCCCCTTCACGCACCTTTCAGAGTCTTCGGGAACAGCAAGCCCTATTATATACCAATCGGAAAGAAAGTTCCACGCGGCCCGGGAAGGACAAGGAGCTCTTCATCCCCGGCGTTCCTTCATGGTTCCCTTCTGCTCCGCCTTTCTTGCGTGCCCAAGCAAGGCGTCCCTCTCTGTGCCCCCAACGCGATTATGAGGAGATATCAAGTTGAAACTTCAGCTTAGATTTATTCTTTTTTCCTTGCACCCGGCAGGGACTTGGGCTATACTCGGTTTAAACAGGACCCCATCGGTCCTCTATCAGCCGTGCCAAGGAGGGAGCATAGTATGGATACCAGCGCCGTCGCCTCATGGGAGTACAAGAACGATTTCTTCTCCATCACGATTCACGAGTCCGAACACCGCCCCGGGAGCTACATCTTCTCCAGCGGCATCAGCATGCCCAGGTTCGACCCCATCTGCTGGGGAAAGACCGGGATCTGCTCCAACCCGGCATTCAAGGGCCTTCAGCTGCTACGGGCCGATGTCTCCCACTTTGCCCTCCAGCGGGGGATCGTGACGAAGAACGCCGTCAGCCCCTGCGATTCGACAGGCGGACACGGCGACGGCTGGTATCAGGAGAATGCCCTCTTGATCGAGGACGCGTCTCCCGAGGCTGTCCGGGAGATCCTGGAGTTCAGCGCACGGGACCTTGTCCAGACGGTGCTGACTGCCTGCTATCCGGATGTCAAAGTACCGGCCGGATCCCTTGATCCCGAAGAAATGCAGCGCTTCCTCGAATCTTTGAACGTTCCCAATTACCGTGAATTGGCTCCGCCGCCGATCGCGAAACCGCAGGCTGCTGCCTGACAGGCAGGTAAACCGTAATTGTAAGCAAGAAGGCCCGGGGATTTCCGGGCCTTTATTATTGCATGGGAGAGACGTGCCGCTGATAGTCGGGACGCTGCCTGGTTATCGCCATTATGGGAACATATTCAGGCAGCCATGCATGACGCTAAAGAAACGCCGGCACGCTTAAAATCGAGAATAAGGAAAGTTCTCTTTTCACGGGCGTGTATTGGAAATGATTCAGGACGGTCCCCGCTGTGTTATTGAAGCGGCCGAATGTCAATTCTAAAGTATGACCTGCTGGAAACCCCAAACTTGACATCGGGAGAGAAACGCGCTTTCATTGAATTGTGAGAAGAGAGATCACAATGTTTTCGCAAAGGAGAACTGCCATGGCAAAGAAAGAGACCAAAATGGACATGCAGAAGATCATGGAGATATACAAGAAAGTGGGAACTCCGGGCGAACCCCATAAATTGCTGGCAAAACTCGAGGGAAGCTGGACAACCAGGAGCAGGGGGTGGATGGAGCCCGACAAGCCGCCGGTGGTATCGACCGGCACGTGCGAGCAGAAGCTGATCCTTGACGGCCATTACCTGCGGCAGGAGTATACCGGGGATATGATGGGACAACCTTTCACCGGCATCAATATCCTGGGATACAACAACCATACGAAGAAATATGAGTCGATCTGGATCGATTCGATGAGCACTGCCATCTACTTCTTCGAGGGGACTGCAAGCGCGGACGGCAGGACCATTACGCAGAAATGCAGCTACGACGACCCTGTCAGAGGCCCCAGCGTGTGGCGCAGTGTGACGAAGATCAAGGATGACAATACCCAGGAGTTTGAGATGTTCATTACTCCCAAGGGAGGCAAGGCAGAGAAGATGATGGAGATGACGGTCAGCCGGAAGGAAGCCATCGCCCGCAAGGCGGCATAGGGCCGGCTACTATGGGGGGACGCTGCAAGTAGAGCGAGGCAACGTCCCCCAAGCTGTCCCGATCGCTTTTTCAGGAAAAAGGCTCAAGTCAACATTATGGACTGACCCCGGAATTCCGGTAAGACCTCCCGCCTCAGGATCGCTTTGTGGTCGCCGCGTCTGTTTCATTTCCCGGCGTCTCTTCGCTGCGCAACAGGTGCAACAGATACACCGAAAGGATGCAGTCAAAGGGAGAGCTTGGGCCCTATAGGTTCACAACAACAGCCCCGCGACGTTATTGTCAACCGCAAGACCTTTCTCTATGAAGTTCCCCGTCAAATGGCATCAACCGAAGTCCGGACGGTCCACCCGTTCGCCGGGGCTCGTGAAGAGGATCTGCTCGATCAGATCCCGAACGTGATCCTCGACTGTTGTCGGCACAGCGTGTATGTCGCTGGGCTCGAACGCTACCCTTTGCGTGCCGCGGTTCATGCTCCCCTCGACAAACAGGTGAAGACACCGCACCGGCACATATTTCTACCGGCAATGTGAAGCTCTGCAGGCATGCGGCGATCGTACATCCGCTCCCGGCGGCTGCAAAGTACCCTATCCCGATCGGCACGCGCTGCTCGTTGTCCGGACGGCGGGAACCAGGTGTCGTCATGCAATGCCTCGGGAATGCGGCGTCGATGATACTCTTGCTGTTGGCAGTGATGATTGCCGGACCCTCGCAGGGCTCCATCCGCCGGAACAGGTAACTCGTTTCCCGGTTGGCGTAGCGGCCGCGGCCGTGCTGCGTCTCTCTTCCTGCCTTTGATCTGGTTGTTCAAACCCTTCGCGATCCTCAACCGCCGCGCGCGATCGTAAAAAATTTACTCCTGCCGGGCCAGCCTCGCGATGTCAGGCACGTCAAGCACGCGCTTGTCAGGACCGCGCTCGACGCAGTTGATC contains:
- a CDS encoding SPFH domain-containing protein, whose protein sequence is MGDNNLFFLEFIEWFDETGKEIVHRIPERGSGEIKWGAQLIVREYQAAVFFYKGKAFDAIGPGKHTLKTGNIPVLNKVLAIPWAMNNPLRTEVYFVNMNLFTDLKWGTRDPVAFKDSELGLVRLRAFGIFNMRVLQPVLFVNTIVGAQGAYSTADIEEYLGRVIVSRLNDVLGEKVDTMLNLPKLYDEMAEELMKRLAADFNRLGLGLAQLYINSITPPQEVQQAIDDRSKLSALNDMNAFLKLKAAASLENVSRQPGGGTAAGPAGNMASTMGAGMGLGMGFMMPSMIAGLFKDPAKPELLKQALVCPECGNPIAADAKFCAACGHQLMVVQQCGACGTDLPPTAKFCLRCGAAVDQKPAPRKCPHCGTENLKDATYCNHCGEKL
- a CDS encoding DUF1579 domain-containing protein, producing MAKKETKMDMQKIMEIYKKVGTPGEPHKLLAKLEGSWTTRSRGWMEPDKPPVVSTGTCEQKLILDGHYLRQEYTGDMMGQPFTGINILGYNNHTKKYESIWIDSMSTAIYFFEGTASADGRTITQKCSYDDPVRGPSVWRSVTKIKDDNTQEFEMFITPKGGKAEKMMEMTVSRKEAIARKAA